The following coding sequences are from one Nicotiana tomentosiformis chromosome 3, ASM39032v3, whole genome shotgun sequence window:
- the LOC138907850 gene encoding uncharacterized protein: protein MADRMKRPLDVIEDVLVRIDKFILPADFVILDCEVDYEVPIIFGRPFLATDKALCDVEAGELTFRIGDEQLVFHVCKPMRHPNSNEVCSFVDLVTDVIIDDTSDTINVGDMLEAILLNFDDDEMDGFIEYVDSTLAVLQKRKKAGWTLADIRGIRPAFCTHEIKLEDGAIISIEHQIRLNEAMQEVFKKEIIKWLDVGVVYPISDSSWISPYWLDVKRPTWVFNWEKCYFMIEEGIVLVHKFLRNGIEVDKAEIEVISKISSPTSVKGVRSFLGHAGFYRRFIKDFSKVLKLTTTPIITAPNWSLPFELICDASDVVVWAILGQHINKVFYPVYYASKIMNISQANYTIMEKELISIVFAIKMFHPYLMGAKVSVHTNLAALCYLMRKKLIRRCVSEEEQGDIIGACHSSSYGGHHGGARTTAKVLSCGFYWPTLYKDASDLVKRCAECQWASEISKKNEMPLTTILEIDIFNIWGIEFMGPFTMFRSRGYGKTAKGRGESSRG from the exons atggctgATCGTATGAAGAGGCCGTTGGATGTaattgaagatgttttggtccggattgataagttcattcttccggcggactttgttattctagattgtgaagttgattatgaagtgcctaTCATttttgggagacctttccttgctacggatAAGGCTCTTTGTGAcgtggaagccggagaactcacttttcggATTGGTGATGAACAattggtattccatgtgtgtaagccTATGCGGCatccaaatagcaatgaggtgtgttcttttgtggatttggtgaccgatgttattattgatgatacaagtgatACAATCAacgttggtgatatgttggaagccattttgctcaattttgatgatgacgagatggatggtttCATAGAATAT gttgattccacattggcggtgttacaaaagaggaagaaggctgggtggactttggcggacaTTCGGGGTATAAGACCCGCCTTTTGCACACAtgagatcaagttggaggatggtgctATAATttccattgaacatcaaataaGACTCAATGAGGCAATGCAAGaagttttcaagaaggagattatcaagtggttggatgttggggttgtctaccccatctccgatagttcatggatctctccg tattggctagatgtgaagagaccaacttgGGTgttcaattgggagaaatgctatTTCATGATTgaagaaggcattgtccttgtcCATAAATTCTtaaggaatggaattgaagtaGACAAGGCggagattgaggtgatttctaagatTTCATcaccaacttcggtgaagggtgtgcggagtttcctaGGCCATGCGGGTTTCTACCGGCGctttatcaaagatttctctaaagtg ctcaagttgacaactactcctatcattaccgctccaaattggagtttaCCTTTTGAACTCAtttgtgatgcaagtgatgtagtgGTTTGGGCTATTTTGGGGCAACATATTAATAAAGTTTTTTATCCggtttactatgctagtaagatcaTGAATATTTCCCAAGCCAATTATACCATTATGGAGAAAGAGCTCATTTCTATTGTGTTTGCAATAAAGATGTTtcacccgtacttgatgggtgcaaaagttagTGTCCACACAAATCTTGCGGCACTTTGCTATCTTATGAGAAAAAA GTTGATTAGAAGGTGTGtgtcggaagaagagcaaggcgATATTATTGGTGCTTGTCATTCTTcgtcatatggtggtcatcacggtggagcaagaacgacggccaaggttcttagttgtggtttctattggcctactctttacaaggatgcaagtgactTAGTTAAAAGATGTGCTGAATGTCAATGGGCCAGtgaaatttcaaagaaaaatgagatgcctctcacaactatcttggagattgatattttcaatATTTGGGGCATTGAAtttatgggtcctttt ACAATGTTTCGATCACGTGGCTACGGCAAAACTGCCAAGGGTAGAGGAGAGTCTTCTAGGGGTTAA